GGCAGGAGTCCAGCCCGGAAGGCCGGGGTATCCTCGAATGGAGCTATCACCGTGATAATCCCGTCTTCCAGCGAGATTTCCACTCCGATGCCGCCGTATTCGCCCTTGGTTTCCGAAATAAAAGAGTTGTATTCATCCGCATCCATATACTGGCTGTAAGGGTCCAGCCCGCTGACCATGCCCTTGAGGGCGTTTTCGAACACCTCATCCTTATTCGGTTCCCTGAAGAAATTGTCCTTGATGAGCTGATAGATGTTCTCGATATCCTGGGTGGTTTTCTGGCTGGGCTGGGATACGCTGGAGTTTGGCGCGGCCCGGAGGTAAAAACTCTTGCCGTCAAAGATGGTCTTGCCAACCAGTAATGTCATGGCCAGCAGAACAATCAAAAAGACAACATTAATACCCTTCTGATAGCGACTATTCTGTGTAGTTGGAATCATACTGGCTTCTCCTTTAAATTGGGAATTCGGAATGCGGATTGCGGAATTATTTATTCTTGTTCCTCCGCGCAGTTTTGATAGAGGTTACGACAATTGCGGTAATTTCAGACGCTTCTTTCTGCAGATGTTTAATCTGGTTTGAGTCGCCCAGTTTAGCATCCGAAATTAATTCTAACCAATATAACGTTTCGTCAACCTCTTCTTCAACGATACCCAATTTAGAAATGAAATCGGCCCTGGAGCGGGCCCGGCAGGCCGCGCGATAATTAGCGCCTACTGAGGTGCCGGACCTCAGAATCTGCCTCCCTAATACATCCCCGGTTTTATTCCTGGGCAGTGTTTCAGCCAGCTGCATTATATCAAGGGCAAATTTCTTAGTTCTAATCTTTAAATCCTCGTATGCCATATCTATTCCTTATTTTTCATTCCGCACTCGCCACTCCACATTCCGCATTTCCTATGGTCTACTTAATTTGGCCGCTACGCCCTGGGCCGCAATCATTACCGGTTCCCAGACATCAGTCACCGGCGGCGAGTAACAGAAATCGCTCTTTAAGATATCGGCTATTGTCATCTTGTTCTGAATAGCCAATGATATCATGTTCACACGCAGGGCCGCGCCGGATGAGCACATGACCTGGCCGCCGATAATCCGTTTGGTCGCCTTGTCAGCGATGAGTTTGACGTGAACGTCCGTGCCGCCCGGATAATAATGAGGCAGGGACGGGAATTTTATCAGCGCGCTAATTGGATTAAATCCGCATTCCGCACTCGCCATTCCGAATTCCGTCATCCCCACACTCCCAATTTCCATATCTAATAACTTCAGAACCGAGGCGTTCAGTATGGCCGGCCCGGTTTCGTGTTCCCGGTGCGCTCCAGTAGGTGCTCCCGACCAGTCCCGATGTTCATCGGGACAGGGCTTGCCGGCTGCGTTGGCCCCGGCCACTACGCCCTGCCGGGCCGCAATCGTGCCCAATCCTATAACTATCGGCTGGCCGGTCAGGTCCGAAACCGCCTCAGCGCAATCGCCCACCGCATAAACATCAGGCAGGTTAGTCCGGAGGGTCTTGTCCACCTTGATGCCGCCGGTGGTGCCGATGGTTACGCCCATGTCCTTGGCTAGTTTTACTGACGGCCTGACCCCGGTGGAAATAATCACCAGCGAATCCTTGTATTCATTTAAATCAGAAATGCTCTTGTCTTCTATTAACTTAATGCCGTGGTCAGTTAGTTTCTGTCTGGCCATCTGGCTGATTTCCTTGTCCAGCATCCGCCAGAGTAGGTATCTCTGTTCTATCACCGTCACATCTAAACCCAGATGTTTTAATGCCTCGGCAACTTCGAGACCTATGAAACTGGCGCCAATAACGACCACAGATTGCACAGATTTCGCCGATGAGATGATGTTTTTGGCATCATCAATCGTGCGCAGGACCCGTACGTTTGGTCCATCTATGCCCCCAATGGGCGGTTTGGAAGGCGTGGAGCCCGTGGCAAATATCAGGGCATCGTAATTCACCTTACCGGCCTCGCCGGTAGTAATGCTTTTATAGGTTACCTCTCGTGTCTGATGATTTATCCCGGTTACCTCTGTGGCCAGTTTCTGGGTTATCTTTTGGCTGGCAAATATCTTGGGCGCGAACACCACCAGGTTTTCTATCGGATTAATCACGCCCTTGATGGCAAAGGGCAGTCCGCATCTGGAATAGGTGGAATGTGACTCCCGGTCAATGATGGTGACTTCGGCCGTTCGGTCATGCTTGCGGGCTGAGAATGCGGCCGAGGCACCGGATGTCCCGCCACCGATTATCACGATTCTCTTTGGCATATATAAACATATACTTCGGAATGCGGCGACAATCAATAAATATTTCCTTTATTCCAATCTATAAGAAAGCTTTAACAACGGGATTTACCGGATTGAACAGATTAAACAATCAGATAAATCCTGCTTAATCCTGTTGTCGAAAATTGTATTGACTTTGCCGGCCTGATATGGTATTAGAACTTTATGAATCGCACTATTCTCGTCATCATCGGCATCGCCTGCGCCGTGATTACCATGGCCGGAATAATGGAATTTGGTCAACGATATCATCATATTGCCGTTGCCCGTCGGCAGCTTCATGACAAAAAATACTGGATACGTGAAGATGCTCTTTCAACGCTTGTCATGCATAACGATAGAGCATCCATTCCTGAGATTATCAAATTATTAGATGGTAATGATTTAAATACTCGGGTGGATGCTATTGGTGCATTAGGTAACCTTAAAGCCAAAGAAGCAATCCCTAAAATTACTATATTATTACAGGATCCTGAATTCGAAATTCGCTGGTTTGCTGTTTGGGCGTTAGGGAGACTCGATGTTAAAGAAGCCGTCCCTGAGATAACCAAGTTATTACAAGACAATGATTATCATGTTCGCGAGACGGCAGTTAAGACCCTGATGGAACTCAATGCCAGGGAAGCCATCCCGGAAATTGTCAAATTATTACAGGATGATGACATGTTTGTCTTAACTGCGGTAATAGATGCAGTCGTGATGTTCCGTAGTAAAGAAGCCATTCCGGAGCTAAAAAAATTACTTAATGATGAGAACAAAGAACGCTCTTCTCTAGCAAAATGGCTTCTGGAATATCTCGGCGTGCCGGATAGTGAAATTGAAAAAGCCAAGGAAGGAAAGTGATTGATATGAAGAAATCAGATATTAAAAAGATAGTGCGACAGGGTTATGCCAAGGTGGCTACCACTAACACTTCCTGCTGCCCTACCACTTCAAGTGCCTCCCGGTGCGCTCCTTCGGTGCTCCCGACCAGTGCTTCGCACAGGGGTGGATGTAATACCAAGGCATCAAGCGCCCCGCTAAGGCGGGGTGGGAAAGGTAGTGTATTGCTTGGACCCAAATCCCTGAGCAAGGCCATGGGTTATTCGGATAAGGAAATGGCGTCCGTGCCCAAGGAGGCCAATCTCGGACTGGGTTGCGGTAACCCCATTGCCCTGGCGTCCCTGAAACCGGGCGAGACCGTGCTGGACCTGGGTTCGGGTCCGGGACTGGACTGCTTCCTGGCCGCCAATAAGGTCGGGCCATCCGGCAAGGTCATCGGCATAGATATGACCCCGGAGATGATTGCCAAGGCACGCAATAATGCCAAAGGCAAATACCCAACAGTCGAATTCCGCTTAGGCGAGATAGAAAAACTCCCGGTTCAGGACAATTCGGTCGATGTCATCATCTCCAACTGCGTCATAAACCTCTCGCCGGACAAACCGGCCGTATTCAAGGAGGCGTTCCGGGTCTTGAAGCCGGGCGGCCGGCTGATGGTCTCGGACGTGGTCACCACCAACCAACTACCGGATGACTTGAAGGAATCCATCGGCGCCTATGTCGGTTGCTTAAGCGGCGCGATAATGAAGGGCCAGTATCTCGGCACCATCAAGCAGACGGGATTTAAGGACGTCCGGATATTGGACGAAGCCAAATTCCCCATCAAGTTTATGTTAAATGACCCGACAGCCCAGGCCCTGGCGCAAACCATTAATCTATCCGGCAAATCACTGGACGGCATCGGCGACTCGGTTGAAAGCATCAAGGTGGCGGCCATTAAACCCAAGAAATAGGATACAGATGCGTCGCCTTTTCCAATAATTCAACAAATACTTGGTTTTTTGCCCCCCTATAGGTATGGTGAGCATACACCGATGAGAGTGCCGGTGACGTGCCTCCGTAGCGCCGGAAGCATACCTCCGTAGCGCCAGAAGCATACCTCTGTAGCGCCGGGAGCATACCTTTGTAAGGCCTGGAGCATACCTCTGTAGCGCCTGGAGCATACCTTTGTAGCGCCTGGAATATACCTTCGTAATGATTGGAATATACCTCGGTAACGCTTGGAATATACCTTTGTAGCGCCCAGAATGCACCCTCGTAGGGCCGGTGACGTACCGCCGTAGCGCCGATAACGTACCCCCGTAGCGCCAAGGGTCCTACCCCCCACCATACCCCCTCCCCCTGTTTTCAGGGGATAATTTATGAGAAGAATGGGATAAGTTAATGTAAATAAAGGGGTAATAAGAAACTTGGCTATTTGGTATACCTTACCCGTAGTTCCCTGGCCGCCTTGACCTCGTCCAGCCGGCCCACCGGGGTTGATGTCGGGGCGGTCTTGACTACATCGGGCGTGGTTTCGGCCTCTTTGGCGATAGCTATCATGACCGAGATAAATTCGTCTAAGGTCTCTTTGCTTTCGGTCTCGGTGGGTTCTATCATCAGCGCTTCGTGGACTATAAGCGGGAAATATATCGTGGGCGGATGGTATCCGTAATCCAACAGCCGCTTGGCGATGTCCAGTGTCCTGACCCCGAATTTCTTCAACTGAATCGTGGCGTCCAGGACACATTCGTGCATACAGTGCCGGTCATACTGTAAATGGTAGTGTTGTTTGAGTTGCGCCATGACGTAATTGGCGTTCAGGACGGCCATCTGGCTGGCCTTTTTCAGGCCGGCCGGGCCCATCATCCGGATATAGACATAGGCCCGAATCAGGACCGCGATGTTACCGAAGAATCCCTTGATTTGGCCGATGGAGTCGGGTCTGTCATAATTTAATGAATAGCCGTTCTCATCCTTGGTAACAATCGCACCCAGCCCATCGGAGATGGGCTGGTTCAGCCCCCAGCGGGGGCTGGACACGGTCGGCACAGGCAGATAAGGCGTCAGTTTGGCCGTGACCGCAATCGGGCCTGAACCCGGGCCGCCGCAGCCGTGCGGCGTGGAAAAGGTCTTGTGCAGATTAAAGTGCAACACGTCAACGCATACCATAGACGGTTTGGTGATGCCCATAATGGAGTTGAAATTAGCGCCGTCCATATAGATAAATCCGCCGCCATCGTGGACTATCTGGCAAATTTCAGCGATGTGCTCGTCAAACAGGCCCAGGGTATTGGGGATGGTCAGCATCAGCGCCGCCACTTCGTTATTCATCTTGGCCTTCAGGTCCGCGATGTCCACATTGCCGTGCGGGTCGGACTTGACCTCGACGGCATGGAATCCGCACAGGGCGCCGGAGGCCGGGTTGGTGCCGTGCGCCGAGTCCGGAATCAAGACCTTGGTGCGCTTATCGTTATGTTTCTTAAAATACTGGTGGATGACTTTTAGGCCGGTGAATTCGCCGTGCGCCCCGGCCGCCGGGGTGAGCGACACGCCGTCTAATCCCGAAATTTCCTTGAGATACTCGCCCAGTTCATACATTATCCGCAGGATGCCCTGGACCGTTGAGGCCGGCTGGTAGGGATGGAGCTGGGCAAAGCCGGTCAGGCCGCACAGGGTTTCGTTGACCTTGGGATTGTATTTCATGGTGCAGGAACCGAGCGGATAGAAGCCGCTGTCCACGCCGAAGTTCTTGCGCGAGAGATTAGTATAATGGCGCACCAGGGTGAGTTCGTCCACCTCAGGCAGGTCGGCCGGAGTTTGCCTCAAGACCGTCGGGGGCAACAGTTTATTTATATCCTGGGCCGGGACGTCTAAGGCCGGCAAGGCGCAGGCGCTTCGGCCCGGACTGGATTCTTCAAATATCAGTTTGTCGTTCATAACCACAGATTCCACAGATTCCACAGATAAACACAGAAGATTCGTATTCAGTATTTATCCGCGTTAATCTGCGGTTTCTAATCTAACATTGCTGCTAATTTATCAATCTCTTCTTTCGTGTTCATTTCAGTTACACAGAAGAGCATAGAGTCCTTAAGTTCTGGATAAAATCTACCTAAAGCCAAACCACCGATAATATTTTTCTTAAGCAGATATTTATTAATTCCTTCAGGTTTCTTACAACGGATAACAAATTCATTAAAGAATGCGCCGCTAAAAGTGAGTTTAAATCCTGGAATGGCCGATAGTTTTTCAGCCGCGTAGTGCGCCTTTTGTAGATTGAGTTCAGCCACCTGTTTCAGACCGGTCTTGCCCACGGCGGACAGGTAGATGGCGGTCCGGATGGCGCAGAGGGCCTGGTTGGAACAGATATTGGAGGTGGCCTTTTCCCGGCGGATATGCTGTTCCCGGGTGGACAGGGTCAGGACAAACCCGCGCCGGCCCTTGGCATCCGTGGTCTCGCCGACAATCCGGCCCGGCATCTTGCGGATATGGGCCATCTTGGTGGCCATAAAACCCAGATGCGGACCGCCGAATGACATCCGGTTGCCCAATGGTTGGGCGTCGCCGACAACTATATCCACGCCGTAATCGCCCGGAGTTTTTAGCAGGCCTAAAGCCATCGGGTTGACCACGCTGATGAGCATGGTGCCTTCATATTTACGGACCAGCTTGACTATTTCGTCCACCGGTTCGATGATGCCGAAGAAGTTGGGCGACTGATACGCCACGCAGGCCGTGTTGTTATTCAGTTTTTTCTCTAATGCTTCCAATGAAGTCATGCCGTTGGTGAAATCCAGTTCGATGATATTGATATCCAAGTCCTCCAGCCAGGCCCGGACTGTAGCCCGGTATTCCGGATGGATGGTCTTGGAGATAATGACCTTCTTTTTGTTGGTAATATGGAGCGCCATAAGGATGGCCTCGGCCAGGGCCGTGGCGCCGTCGTAAAGCGAGGCGTTGGACACCTCCATGCCGGTCAGCTGGCACATCATGGTCTGGTATTCAAAGGCAGTGGTCAGCGCGCCCTGGCTGGTCTCGGGCTGGTAGGGCGTGTAGGCCGTATAGAATTCGCTCCGGCTGGCCAGATGGTCCACCACAGCCGGGACAAAATGGTTGTAACAACCCGCGCCCAGGAAAGACGGGGTCCGGGCTGCATTGGTATTCTGGTCGGCCAGTTCACAGAGTAGCTTGGTGGCTTCTATCTCGCTCAACGGGGCCGGCAGCGCCAGGGGCTTGGCCAGGCGGAGTTCCTTGGGGATGCTGGAAAACAGGTCGTCCAGGTTGGCCACATTAGCCGCGGCCAGCATTTCCCGGATGTTAGTATCAGTATGCGGAATATAAGGCATAGCATTCAGCGTATCAGGTTATCAGGGAATCTGGAGATTAGTGGCTCGCGGATTCCGTTTCACAGAGTTTCTGATATGCCTCTTTGGTCAGGAGATTCTTGAGTTCTCCGGTATCGGATAATTTAATCTTAACCAGCCAGCCGGCGTTGAAGGAATCGGTGCTGATCAGGTTAAGGTTGGAGACGACCGGTTCGTTGACCTCAATAACCTCTCCGCTCAAAGGGCTGTTGATATCCACCACGGTCTTGACTGATTCCACCTCGCCCATGGGCTCGGCTTGTTTTACCGCCTGTTTAAGCTTGGGCAGGTTGATGAAAATCAGGTCGCTCAGCTGCTGGGCCGCGAAATCGGTTATGCCGATCGTAGCCGTCGCGCCATCCACCTTGGCCCATTCGTGCGTCTGCGAATAATATAACTCTGCCATACACACTCTTCTTTCTATGACTATAAGACAAAATAATTATGCCGGATTATATCAGCGCGGTATAAAAAAGGCAAATAAATTCGGATAAAATACAAATATGGTTGACCCCGTTAGAAGTATTTTGTTTAATATTTTGCAGAAAAGTGTATATTAATAATTGACACAGCAACGGGGGTGTGGTTTTAATAATACGCGGCGCTAAAACGACGCTACTTCTAACGGGGTTGACACAATCATTTGGATTTATTATCTAAATTACGGAGGTATAACCATATGAGAAAAAGCATTTTAATGGCCGGACTATGCCTGGCGGCCATGTTGTTCCTGTCCGGTAATATCTATCCCCAGGCATCCAAGCCGCCGGCCAGCGGGGGTGACCAACCGATAACCAAAAATACGTTTATTCAGATTGCCCAGAAGGTAACCCCGGCAGTCGTTAACGTTTGGAATATGCAAGAGGGCGGTATTTTTGGCGGGCAGGTTAAAAGCGGCGGCGGAACGGGTTTTATTATTGATGCTAAAAAGGGAGTACTTCTTACCAATCATCACGTTGTAGCGAACGCGAAAGCATTGGTGATAACATTAAATGACAAGCGTACCCTTAAGGCAAAATTAATCGGCAGCGATCCGATTTATGATGTAGCTGTGGTGCAAATAGAAAGTCCGCCGGCAGACCTTAAACAGGTTACTTTAGGCAATTCAGATAAGGTGATGCCCGGTGAATGGATTATTGCCATCGGCCAGCCGCTGTTTATGGATTATACGGTCACGGCCGGTATTGTCTGCGCCTTAGGCAGGGAAACACAACTTGGGAAAGCCCAGCTCTCAACCATAGAATATGTCGGTTCTTATATAATGATTGATGCAATTATTAACCCGGGTAACAGCGGCGGCCCTTTATTTAACGCCAATGGAGAGGTTGTTGGCATTAATACAATTAAACTTTATGCGGGTTACGGCTATTCAATCCCTATCAACCGGGCATTGGATACTAAAGATAAAATTATGACCAATAAAGACGGCAAGGTTATCAGGGCTTATTTAGGGTTGAGAGGCCGAGATATTGATGACTATCTGGCAATGGAATATAACACGAACATGGACGATTTAATAAAAGATCTGGGTTTAAAAGAGCCCAAGGGGGTTTTTATCCAGGGGGCGGCTGATAATTCTCCGGCCGCATCGGTCGGTTTTGAGGAAAGCGATATTATGGTGGAGTTTGATGGTAAAAAAGTGGATAACCTCAAGGATTTTAGGGCGATAATAGAAAAGTTAAAGCCGGAGCAAGAGGTCAAATTAAAATACCTCCATAAGAAAGAAGAGAAAACGGTTACGGTAAAGCTTTTGGAACTTGGCGGCGACAAGAAACCGGATGAAAAACAACCAGCCGGGGAGGATGAGGACGAATAACGCGGGGGGTGTTTAATTATGGAAAATATCATATTTTGCGGGGGATGCGGGACGTTTATATCAGCCACTGAGATTTCAGCCGGCAAGGCGTCCAAGATAAACAATATCTATTATTGCCAGAAGTGTTCGACCGGGACGCAACCGGCTCCGGCCCGGCCGGCGGCCGGACCAGGCAGCAAGATTATACCACCCCGGCCAGCCGCGCCCCGGCCGGTCGGTCCTGCGCCGGCGGCACCGGCCAGACCCGTAGCCGGACCGGCGCCGATAAAACGGCCGGCGCCACAGCCGACAGTGGCCATGCCGGTAAAACAACCGGCACCCGGAGCGGTTCCGGCTCGTCCGGCCGGGCCGGTTCAGGCTCAAAAGCCGTTGGCGGCCAGGCCTGTGGTTCCGCAGCCGCCAAAAGGAGCAATCCCCAGAACGCCGGCGCCGGTTTCTTCAGCACACCTGGATGAGACGGTGCCGATTAATCCTCAGCCGGCCGGCCGGGTCGGACCCGCGGCAAAACCGGCGCCACAGAAGATCCAGAAAACAGTACCGCCCCAACCACCGGTAAAGACATCACAAACATCACGCCTCAGGCCGGTTCCGGTCCGGGAATCCCCGGAAGACATGAATGATGAAGGGCTGGAAGAAGCCTCGCGCCGGTTCGGCAAGGCAAAATCCGGCAAGGGCGGGATAAAGAAAATATATCTTATTGCCGGAGCGGCGGTGGTCGTTCTCATCGTGGTGATAGCGATAATAGTCAGTATGTCAAACGCGGCCAAACAGAAGGCCAAGGAGGAACACGAAGCGAAACTTAACAAATATTACAAAGAGGTGGTAGAAACGGAAAAGGATTTTGCCGACAATCCCCAGAAGGTCATTGACAAGATAAAAGAACACCGGGCAGCCCTTAAGGGCACCGATTATGAAAAGAAACTGGATGCCATGGAGCAAAACGCCAAGGCGCTGGTAGAAATAATCGATAAGATAAAAGAACTGGAAAAACCGGTGGATACATTAGAGGATGTCGAAAAGAGACTGAAGGATATCAGCGCGGCGCGGAGTAATCCGGCGGTATCGGAAAATAAGACGGTGGACGGCAAACTCAAAGGGCTGCTAACCGACTTTACGAAACAGAAAAAGAAATTAGCCGAGGAGGAAAGGAAAGCTAAAGAGGCGCAGGAAGCGGCTGAGAAGAAGGCCTACGAGGATTTTAAGGCGAAAATAGATAAGTTGAGGGAACAAAAGGACTGGAAAACAATGCTCCGGGAATGCGATATCCTGCTGGGACGGCCCAACGGACTGCAATACCAGGAGGAGGCGGATAAAATCAAGGAGGAAGCCAAGGCCGAGATGGAAGATCAGCAGGAAAAGGCCAAAAAACGCAAGGAGTGGCAGGTGCTCAATGATGATATTACCAAGTGGGAAAGGTCGGGTGATTCCAAATCGGAGATTTATGTCGATGACGACAAAATAATGCTGAAGAACACCAGTTCATCCAGCAATCGCGGAGCCGTGACCATTATCAGCAATGATAATGAAAAAGAGGGGTGGAAGGACTTTACCATGACCCTGGAGTTCAAGGTTTTGGGCGGTTCTTTAAAAATGTTCCTGCGGGGCGGGTACCAGGCTTACAACATCCCCGGACTGGGAACGATTAACCTGTTCGGGGGAATCCAAATCCCTTTCCCACGGAAATTTAAGGACGAATGGCAGAAATATACCATAGAGTTAAAGGGTAAAAAATTGACCATCAGCGGGACCGGCCTGGCAGAGCCGAAAACCACCGATGTCCAGGAGGGAACGGGTGGAATCGGAATTAATTTAGAAGGCGGAGATAATATTATCATTAAAGAACTGAAAGTAAAGGTGACAGAATAGTTTATGAGCGATATAAAAGAAGTAACTGACCAGACCTTTGGGGATGAGGTGTTGAAATCGAGCAGCCCGGTATTGGTGGATTTTTGGGCGCCCTGGTGCGGGCCCTGCCGAATGCTGACCCCGATTTTAACCAAACTGGCGGCCCAATACCAGGGAAAACTGAAGGTGGTGAAGTTGAACACCGACGATAACCCGGATACAGCTACCACCTACAATATTTCGGCCATTCCCACCCTGCTGTTTTTTAAGGGCGGGCAACTGGCCAACCAGGTTATCGGGGTGAAATCGCCCGATGAGTTGAAAAAGATGATTGACGAGGTGATATGAAATATTTGATTACGGGCGGGGCCGGATTCATCGGCTCGCATTTAGCCGAGGCTATCCTGAAGCAGGGCGATGAGGCCTGGATTATTGATAACCTGTCCACCGGCAGCATCAATAATATAGAACACCTTAAAGCTAATCCCAAGTTTCATTATACCATTGATACTATTTTTAATGAGCCGCTTCTGGCTGAAATGATAGACAATTCCGATATCGTGTTCCACATGGCCGCGGCCGTGGGAGTCCGGCTGATCGTGGAAAGCCCGGTGAACACCATTGAAACCAATATCGCCGGGACCGAAAGCGTGCTCAAGCTGGCGAATAAGAAGAATAAGATAGTTCTGATTGCCTCAAGCTCAGAGGTTTATGGCAAGAATAACAAGATTCCGTTCAGCGAAGATGACGATATGCTCTTGGGGCCGACTGTCAAATCGCGCTGGAGCTACGCCTGTTCCAAGGCCATAGATGAATTCCTGGCGCTGGCCTACTGGCGGGAAAAGAAACTGCCCACTATCGTAGTCCGGCTGTTTAATACGGTCGGGCCGAGACAATCAGGCCGGTATGGAATGGTGATTCCCCGGTTTGTCCAGCAGGCGCTGGCTAAAGAGCCGTTTACGGTTTACGGAACCGGCAAGCAATCACGCTGTTTTACGGATGTCAGCGACGTGGTCGGCGCATTAATAAAACTGGTCAATCACCCCAAGGCCATCGGCCAGGTCTTTAATATCGGCAGTGACCAGGAGATTACCATTGAGGCGCTGGCCTCCAGGATAAAAGAGAAGACCAAAAGTTTATCGCAGATAAAGTATATTCCCTACGACGAGGCGTACGAGAGCGGGTTTGAGGATATGCTCCGGCGCGTGCCGAATCTCGCCAAGATAGGAAACCTTATTGGTTATAAGCCGACCCAGAGCATTGACCAGATATTGGATAAAATAATCCGGTATTTCAGGGAGCAGAAATAGGCATTAACAGGAGGTTGAAAAGATGATAAATGGCGTTAAAATAAAGAAGCTAAACCCGATATCCGATGAAAGAGGCCGGGTGATGGAAATCCTGAGATGCGACGATGATATGTTCAGGAAATTCGGGCAGGTCTATGTGACCACGGCCTATCCGGGCGTAGTTAAGGCCTGGCATTACCATAAAAAACAGACCGATTCCTTTACTGTATTGCACGGAATGGTTAAGATGGTGCTTTATGATGACCGGAAGAAATCCCCGACCAAGGGAGAAGTCAGCGAGTTTTTCATCGGGGTGCATAATCCTGTCCTGCTCCAGATTCCGCCTGAGGTCTATCACGGATTTAAATGCATCAGCGAATACGAGGCGATAATGCTTAATTGCCCCAGCGAGGCGTATAACCGCAAGCAACCCGATGAATACCGGATTCCGGCGCATACCAAAAAGATACCGTATAACTGGGCGCGCAAAGACGGTTAAGCCGCAATTCGCATAAAGCAGCGCGTTATGAAGATAAATAGCATCGATGTTCACCCGGTCAGTGATGGATATTTCCGGCTGGACGGCGGGGCGATGTTCGGCGTGGTGCCGCGCGTGCTTTGGGAAAAACGCGCTTTGCCGGACGGCAAGAACCGTATCAAGATGGGGCTGTGGTGCCTGCTTATTAAGGCCGCCGGGAAAAATATCCTTGTCAATACCGGCATCGGCGATAAATATAACCGGCGTTATCAGGATATCTACGAAATCCAGCATCCCCCGGCCCTTATTTCCTCTTTGGCTGAGCATAATGTTCAGCCGGCAGACATTGATATGGTTATTCTGACACATCTGCATTTTGACCACTGCGGCGGCAATACGATTTCCCAAAACAATAAGATTATGCCGGCTTTTCCCAAAGCCAAATACATTGTCCAAAAAGCTGAGTGGGAAAAGGCTGTTAGCCCTA
The genomic region above belongs to Planctomycetota bacterium and contains:
- a CDS encoding four helix bundle protein; this encodes MAYEDLKIRTKKFALDIMQLAETLPRNKTGDVLGRQILRSGTSVGANYRAACRARSRADFISKLGIVEEEVDETLYWLELISDAKLGDSNQIKHLQKEASEITAIVVTSIKTARRNKNK
- the gcvH gene encoding glycine cleavage system protein GcvH is translated as MAELYYSQTHEWAKVDGATATIGITDFAAQQLSDLIFINLPKLKQAVKQAEPMGEVESVKTVVDINSPLSGEVIEVNEPVVSNLNLISTDSFNAGWLVKIKLSDTGELKNLLTKEAYQKLCETESASH
- a CDS encoding HEAT repeat domain-containing protein, whose amino-acid sequence is MNRTILVIIGIACAVITMAGIMEFGQRYHHIAVARRQLHDKKYWIREDALSTLVMHNDRASIPEIIKLLDGNDLNTRVDAIGALGNLKAKEAIPKITILLQDPEFEIRWFAVWALGRLDVKEAVPEITKLLQDNDYHVRETAVKTLMELNAREAIPEIVKLLQDDDMFVLTAVIDAVVMFRSKEAIPELKKLLNDENKERSSLAKWLLEYLGVPDSEIEKAKEGK
- the gcvPA gene encoding aminomethyl-transferring glycine dehydrogenase subunit GcvPA; translated protein: MPYIPHTDTNIREMLAAANVANLDDLFSSIPKELRLAKPLALPAPLSEIEATKLLCELADQNTNAARTPSFLGAGCYNHFVPAVVDHLASRSEFYTAYTPYQPETSQGALTTAFEYQTMMCQLTGMEVSNASLYDGATALAEAILMALHITNKKKVIISKTIHPEYRATVRAWLEDLDINIIELDFTNGMTSLEALEKKLNNNTACVAYQSPNFFGIIEPVDEIVKLVRKYEGTMLISVVNPMALGLLKTPGDYGVDIVVGDAQPLGNRMSFGGPHLGFMATKMAHIRKMPGRIVGETTDAKGRRGFVLTLSTREQHIRREKATSNICSNQALCAIRTAIYLSAVGKTGLKQVAELNLQKAHYAAEKLSAIPGFKLTFSGAFFNEFVIRCKKPEGINKYLLKKNIIGGLALGRFYPELKDSMLFCVTEMNTKEEIDKLAAMLD
- the gcvPB gene encoding aminomethyl-transferring glycine dehydrogenase subunit GcvPB, whose translation is MNDKLIFEESSPGRSACALPALDVPAQDINKLLPPTVLRQTPADLPEVDELTLVRHYTNLSRKNFGVDSGFYPLGSCTMKYNPKVNETLCGLTGFAQLHPYQPASTVQGILRIMYELGEYLKEISGLDGVSLTPAAGAHGEFTGLKVIHQYFKKHNDKRTKVLIPDSAHGTNPASGALCGFHAVEVKSDPHGNVDIADLKAKMNNEVAALMLTIPNTLGLFDEHIAEICQIVHDGGGFIYMDGANFNSIMGITKPSMVCVDVLHFNLHKTFSTPHGCGGPGSGPIAVTAKLTPYLPVPTVSSPRWGLNQPISDGLGAIVTKDENGYSLNYDRPDSIGQIKGFFGNIAVLIRAYVYIRMMGPAGLKKASQMAVLNANYVMAQLKQHYHLQYDRHCMHECVLDATIQLKKFGVRTLDIAKRLLDYGYHPPTIYFPLIVHEALMIEPTETESKETLDEFISVMIAIAKEAETTPDVVKTAPTSTPVGRLDEVKAARELRVRYTK
- the arsM gene encoding arsenite methyltransferase, which produces MKKSDIKKIVRQGYAKVATTNTSCCPTTSSASRCAPSVLPTSASHRGGCNTKASSAPLRRGGKGSVLLGPKSLSKAMGYSDKEMASVPKEANLGLGCGNPIALASLKPGETVLDLGSGPGLDCFLAANKVGPSGKVIGIDMTPEMIAKARNNAKGKYPTVEFRLGEIEKLPVQDNSVDVIISNCVINLSPDKPAVFKEAFRVLKPGGRLMVSDVVTTNQLPDDLKESIGAYVGCLSGAIMKGQYLGTIKQTGFKDVRILDEAKFPIKFMLNDPTAQALAQTINLSGKSLDGIGDSVESIKVAAIKPKK
- a CDS encoding FAD-dependent oxidoreductase, whose protein sequence is MPKRIVIIGGGTSGASAAFSARKHDRTAEVTIIDRESHSTYSRCGLPFAIKGVINPIENLVVFAPKIFASQKITQKLATEVTGINHQTREVTYKSITTGEAGKVNYDALIFATGSTPSKPPIGGIDGPNVRVLRTIDDAKNIISSAKSVQSVVVIGASFIGLEVAEALKHLGLDVTVIEQRYLLWRMLDKEISQMARQKLTDHGIKLIEDKSISDLNEYKDSLVIISTGVRPSVKLAKDMGVTIGTTGGIKVDKTLRTNLPDVYAVGDCAEAVSDLTGQPIVIGLGTIAARQGVVAGANAAGKPCPDEHRDWSGAPTGAHREHETGPAILNASVLKLLDMEIGSVGMTEFGMASAECGFNPISALIKFPSLPHYYPGGTDVHVKLIADKATKRIIGGQVMCSSGAALRVNMISLAIQNKMTIADILKSDFCYSPPVTDVWEPVMIAAQGVAAKLSRP